In the genome of Fluviispira vulneris, one region contains:
- a CDS encoding SpoVR family protein codes for MDPRLTSDLTPELKDIVLEIESHAKNLGLDFFPTIFEMVDYQQMSEIAAYGGFPTRYPHWRFGMEYERIAKSYEYGLSLIYEMVINNDPCYAYLLRSNSLVDQKTVIAHVYGHCDFFKNNYCFAHTNRKTLDEMANHGSRVRRYIEEVGHDEVESFIDICLSLENLIDQHGPHIRREYKPKDKDNYDESLISPDKLPVPKLPSLRGYMEGYINPESYLKEQQAKVILEKEKEKKFPESPVRDVLKFLLEYAPLSAWQRDVLAIVREEAYYFAPQGQTKIMNEGWAVYWHSKILTQLVLKDSEVIDYCDHYAGVVQMSGQRLNPYKLGVELMRHIEKRWDKGQFGLDYTLCDDPLVRKNWNKNTNKGMQKIFEVRKFHNDITFIDEFLDEDFCEEAKLFTWVQDRRSGQAIIHDRDFKTIKRELLDAMTNFGHPLIDVVDGNFRNRGELLLRHRHQGKDLKIDWAVETLKNIHKVWSRPVNIATVIESENKIIHFDGSEPRIEKGIQFEH; via the coding sequence ATGGATCCTAGATTAACAAGTGATCTGACCCCAGAACTGAAAGATATTGTATTAGAAATAGAAAGTCACGCAAAAAACCTAGGCCTCGATTTTTTCCCGACAATATTTGAAATGGTCGATTATCAACAAATGAGTGAAATTGCTGCGTACGGAGGCTTTCCCACTCGCTATCCTCATTGGCGTTTTGGGATGGAATACGAGCGAATTGCGAAAAGCTACGAATATGGACTTTCCCTTATCTATGAAATGGTTATTAACAACGACCCTTGTTATGCTTATTTATTGAGAAGCAATTCCTTAGTCGATCAGAAAACCGTGATTGCGCATGTTTATGGACATTGTGATTTTTTTAAAAATAATTATTGTTTTGCTCATACAAACAGAAAAACTCTTGATGAAATGGCGAATCATGGAAGTCGTGTTAGACGTTATATAGAAGAAGTTGGTCATGATGAAGTAGAAAGTTTTATAGATATTTGCTTATCTCTCGAAAATTTAATTGATCAACATGGCCCTCATATTCGTAGAGAGTATAAACCGAAAGATAAAGACAATTATGATGAGAGTTTGATTTCTCCAGATAAACTTCCAGTTCCTAAATTGCCATCATTGCGTGGATATATGGAAGGTTATATTAATCCTGAAAGTTATTTAAAGGAACAGCAGGCAAAAGTAATTTTAGAAAAAGAAAAAGAAAAAAAATTTCCTGAAAGTCCTGTGCGAGACGTTCTTAAATTTCTCCTCGAATATGCTCCATTAAGTGCATGGCAAAGAGATGTTCTTGCTATTGTAAGAGAAGAAGCATATTATTTTGCTCCACAAGGTCAAACGAAAATCATGAATGAAGGTTGGGCTGTCTATTGGCACTCAAAAATACTGACCCAACTTGTTCTGAAAGATTCTGAAGTCATAGATTATTGCGATCATTATGCTGGAGTTGTGCAAATGTCTGGGCAAAGGTTAAACCCTTATAAACTTGGGGTAGAACTTATGCGACATATCGAAAAAAGATGGGACAAAGGTCAATTTGGTTTAGATTATACTTTGTGCGATGACCCACTTGTGCGAAAAAATTGGAATAAAAATACAAATAAAGGAATGCAAAAGATATTTGAAGTGCGGAAATTTCACAATGACATCACTTTTATTGATGAATTTTTAGATGAAGATTTTTGTGAAGAAGCCAAACTATTCACATGGGTGCAAGATAGACGTTCGGGTCAAGCCATTATTCATGACCGAGATTTTAAAACGATAAAAAGAGAACTGCTCGACGCTATGACGAATTTTGGCCACCCATTGATTGATGTTGTGGATGGGAACTTTCGCAATAGAGGTGAACTTCTTTTAAGGCATCGCCATCAAGGAAAAGATCTTAAAATTGATTGGGCAGTAGAAACACTGAAAAATATTCATAAAGTTTGGAGTCGGCCGGTAAATATTGCTACAGTTATAGAATCCGAAAATAAAATAATACATTTTGATGGATCCGA